In Triticum aestivum cultivar Chinese Spring chromosome 5B, IWGSC CS RefSeq v2.1, whole genome shotgun sequence, the following proteins share a genomic window:
- the LOC123114707 gene encoding uncharacterized protein, with protein sequence MGKGGDIAATAPSSGLVATAAASEREDGGGERVGGWWRQSIDRRDVRGGWGWGRDLDSRIRHLPFLLRHLPRLRGRRPLPTTSPASSPAPPSKDDYLRRLADRKSAKFQKNITKRGSVPETTVKKGNDYPVGPIVLGFFIFVVIGSSLFQIIRTATSGGMA encoded by the exons ATGGGGAAAGGAGGCGACATAGCAGCAACGGCGCCTTCGTCGGGattggtggcgacggcggcggcgagcgagcgggaggatGGCGGCGGCGAGAGAGTAGGAGGGTGGTGGCGGCAGTCCATCGACCGTCGTGACGTGAGAGGAGGATGGGGATGGGGCCGCGATCTGGAC TCCCGCATCCGGCATCTCCCATTTCTCCTCCGGCACCTGCCCCGACTCCGCGGACGCCGTCCGCTGCCTACaacgtctccggcgagctcccctGCCCCGCCAAGCAAGGATG ACTACTTAAGGCGTCTTGCTGACAGGAAGAGTGCGAAGTTTCAGAAGAACATCACAAAGAGGGGCTCAGTGCCTGAAACTACTGTGAAGAAGGGGAATGACTATCCTGTTGGACCTATCGTGCTTGGATTCTTCATCTTTGTGGTCATAGGATCAT